From the Xyrauchen texanus isolate HMW12.3.18 chromosome 49, RBS_HiC_50CHRs, whole genome shotgun sequence genome, one window contains:
- the mphosph6 gene encoding M-phase phosphoprotein 6, whose product MANDGSTQLSKNLLRMKFMQRGLDAEARKQLDEEEKRIISDEHWFLDLPELKAKENYIIEERSYVPCEDLVYGRMSFRGFNPDVEKLMVLMNAPKDDDDDDEDDNGMSRMETDITDEEMARRYESLVGSMKKKFAKKRDRSAITDKQEDVNCNVVDLQPKKAFLKPQD is encoded by the exons ATGGCAAACGATGGATCAACGCAACTATCAAAAAATCTCCTGCGGATGAAG tTCATGCAGAGAGGGTTGGACGCAGAGGCGAGGAAGCAGCTGGATGAAGAGGAGAAGAGAATCATCAGTGATGAGCACTGGTTCCTGGATCTGCCTGAACTCAAGGCCAAAGA aAACTACATCATTGAGGAGAGAAGTTATGTTCCCTGTGAGGATTTGGTTTATGGCAGAATGTCATTCAGAGGCTTCAATCCTGATGTTGAG AAATTAATGGTTCTGATGAATGCCCCTAAagacgacgatgatgatgatgaagatgataatggtATGAGCAGAATGGAGACCGATATTACAGATGAAGAGATGGCCCGAAG aTATGAAAGTTTGGTTGGAAGCATGAAGAAAAAGTTTGCAAAGAAGCGAGATCGTTCCGCAATCACAGATAAACAAGAGGACGTGAACTGCAACGTTGTTGATCTTCAACCAAAAAAGGCGTTCCTAAAGCCTCAAGACTGA